A window of Yoonia sp. SS1-5 genomic DNA:
CGATGACGCGCTGAAAGGCGTCGCCAAAGTCCCCGCCCAAGGCCGTGAGGCGTTTGTCAAAGCGCTGCATGCGTGGAAGCTGGCTGATCAGCAACCATTCCTCGACTTTGTTCTGGCCGCTGCGGGCGATGCTTCGAAATCTGTGCGCGGGGCAGCTGTATCGGTTCTGCGTAATGTGTCTGCCAATATCATCGAGCCGCTGGCGGCTGCCCAGCTGTCCAAAGGCACGGTGGGCGTGCGGGCCGGGATGGTTGAAATTCTGGCCGGTTTGGGGACCACATCAGCGCAAGAAACCCTGCGCGCCCATCTGAAAACCGAAAAGACCGCACGGATTGTCGCCGCGATTGAGAACACGTTCTCGGCCGGTGAGATCACCGGGGATGGCGCGCAGACAGCTGACGATGCGACGGGCTATACCGCGATTGACGGCAGTCGGGTTGAGATCCCGCCTTTGATGCCGTTGCAGGATGGCCCCGGGGTTCAGCTGACTGCAGAGGATCGCAAGCAGCTGAAAGAAGCGATCGCTGCCCAGAATGAGAAGACGAAAGCGCATAACGCGAAATATCCAAAGGGCTATCAGGCCCCGATCCTTGGCGCGAAGTTCATTGGTCATCTAGAGGCCCATTTGGCCGACACGCTTCAGGATGACGGGGCCCGGCAAATGGTTCGCCAATTCTTGATGCGTAACCCCGGTGGCTGGACCGCGCAGGTGCTTGACCGGATGTCCGAGAACGACGCGATGGGCCTTGCGTTTCGGTCCATCCATCATCTGCCGGCCTGGATCAGCGCCTACCGCCACGGCCCGTTCGAGGATTATTTTCACAAATACCTTGCGTCCGACCGTGCCGATCTGCGGGCGATGGATGCGCTATGGCAAGAGATGGGCTTGCAAATCACCGTGGGCGGTTGGCACGATCGCAAAGCGCGCAAGGTGATCAAGGGTGATCTGTTGCGCCAGATGATGCCGGAGTATGCCAGCCTTGCCTATGATGCGCCTGACATGATCGGCGATGCGGCGCTCTGGCCTTATGTCGCCGATAATTTTGACGTGATGGATCACGCGATGGGCGTGTCGTCCAACACCGAGGTGAAGTTAAGCCAGACGATGGCGATCCGGTTCCTGGCTGCGTTGCCCAAGACACCGATGCGGTATTTTGTGCCTCTGCTGGAAATCGCGACCGGCGAGCGTAAGACCGGCAAGGCCGAGGCGCGTGCGCTGCTGGCCGATATTCCGCAGGTCACTGACCGTCTGATCACCCTGCTGAAAGACAGCCGCCAGGTGATCCGCAAGGGTGCTGCCGAATGGCTGGGCGCACGTGGGAATACCGAGGCGATCCCGGCCCTGAAGGCGCAATTGAAAAAGGACAAAAGCGAGCTTGCCAAGGCCGCGATCCTGACGGCGCTTGAGGCCTTGGGTGAGCCGCTGGATAGCTATGTCGGCCCCACGGCCCTGATCCGCGAGGCCGAGCTGGGCTTGAAAAAGGCCAAGTTTGACAAGCTGGATTGGCTGAACCGTGATCACATGCCGCCTGCCAAGTTCAAGTCGGGCAAGGCGGTCCCAACTGACGTGCTGTCATGGTGGATATTTCTGGCTTTCAAGCTGAAACAACCAGGCGGCAATGCGCTGTTTGAGATTTATCTTGATCAGTTGGCCCCGGATAGTGCGGCCAGTTTTTCGCAGTGGATCTTTGACAGCTGGATCACCTACGACACTGTTGTGCCTTCGGATGAAGAGGCGATTGCCTATGCCGACACACACGTCGCCCAACGACAGCAGGCCTATAAACGCTGGTATCCCGACATGACCCGCGACCAGATTTATGCCCAGCTGAAACGCGAGGTGAAGTCGCAGTATCAAAACACGGGCGCCGCAACCAAAGGTATCCTTGCGCTGGCTTCACGTGTGCCGCCGCAGATCGCCGCCGACAAGGTTCGCGCCTATCTGCGCAATCATGGATCCCGGACATCGCAGGCGTCATCCTTGCTTGAGGTGCTTGCCCATAAGGGTGATCCGGTGTCCTTGCAGGTTGTGATTGCGGCTGCGACCCGGCTTAAGCAAAAGGGCGTGCAGAACTTTGCGGGCGAGCTGGTTCAGCAGGTGGCCGATCTGATGAACTGGTCCCTGGACGAACTGGCGGACCGGACGATCCCTGCTGCTGGCATGAATGATGACGGCTACGTTGATCTGCCTTGCGGGGTTGATGAGAAACCCTATCGCGCCACATTGGGTGATGATCTGACTTTTGTGCTAACCAATCCGGACGGCAAGGTGGTCAAGGCGCTCTCGTCTGGGACCGATGAGGCGACGAAGGCGTCGAAAAAGCAACTCAGCGCTTCCAAGAAAGAGCTAAAACAAGTGATCACCATGCAGACAGCGCGGCTTTACGAGGCGCTGTGTGGTGAACGCGTCTGGCCGCTGGCGGACTGGCAGCGTGACCTGGCGGATCATCCGATCATGCGCCGTTTGCTGGCGCGTCTGGTCTGGCAGGGGTTGGATGCAGATGGCAAGGTCATGGGCGATTTCCGCCCCACGATTGAGGGTGAGTTTACCGATGCGCATGATGAAGAGGTCGACATCAGCGCCTTTGCCGGTATCCGACTGGCCCATGGCGCGACCCTTTCGGGCGCCGCCGCGGACGCTTGGGCGGTGCATCTGAAGGACTATGAGGTCAAACCATTGTTTGCCCAATTCGGGCGCAGCCTGATCCGGTTGCCGGATGATCAAAAGGACGCGGTTGAAATCGTGGATCGCAAGGGCTGGGTGACCGAAACCTTTGCCCTGCGCGGTGTTGCGACCAAGCTGGGCTATGAACGGGGTCAGGCCGAGGATGGCGGGTGGTTCTACAACTATTACAAGTCATTCAAAGGCGTCGGTCTTAAGGCGTCAATCGCGTTTACGGGGAATTACCTTCCCGAAGAAAACCGCAATGCCGCCCTGATATCGCTGAGCTTTGAAAAGGCCCAGGGACGGTTTGGGCAAACGGTGAAACTGTCAGATGTGCCGCCTGTCTTGCTGTCTGAATGCTGGAACGACTTTCACGCAATGGCTGCCAAGGCCAGCTATGATCCTGATTGGGAAAAGAACGTACAATGGTAGATGAAATCCAGCGCGCACCCGCCGAGCTGCGTTATGGCGAAGAAATCGCCCGGTTGATGGCCGCCGATACGGCCCCCAAACCCAACGGCTGGCGCTTGTCCCCGCGCGCGGTACGACGGTTTATCCTGGGCGACGCGTCGCTGGATGTGCAGCAGAAATTCTTTGGAGATGATCCTTTGGTCGACCGCTGCATCGTGTCTTTGATGGGGCATCAGGGTTTGATGCTGGTGGGTGAACCCGGCACGGCGAAATCACTGTTGTCGGAATTGCTGGCGGCGGCCATCAGCGGGACATCGAAGCTGGTTGTGCAAGGATCTGCGGGGATTATCGAGGATCACCTGCGCTATGGCTGGAACTATGCGTTGTTACTGGCCGAAGGGCCGAGCGATCGTGCTTTGGTGGCATCCCCCATCCTGAGTGCGATGCGAAACGGTCAGATTGCTCGGATTGAGGAGCTGACCCGCTGCGCGCCAGAGGTGCAGGATGCGATTATTTCGTTGATGTCCGAAAAAACGATTGCGATCCCTGAACTGGGGCCTGAGGTTGAAAGCCGGGCCATTCCGGGTTTCAACCTGATCGGCACGGCCAACCTGCGGGACCGGGGCGTGCATGATATGTCGAGCGCGTTGAAACGGCGGTTCAATTTCGAAACGGTGCAGCCCATTGCCGATGCGCAGTTTGAGAAAGAGCTGATCAGCCGGCAGGTGGCGCAGCGGATGGCCGAAAGCCCGATTGCGCCTGCGGTGCCGCATGATGTGCTTGATCTGGTGGTAGATGTGTTCCGGGATTTGCGCACCGGGACGACGGCTGATGGGGCTAGTGTCGCCATTCCCAACAGCGTGATGTCGACGGCTGAGGCTGTGAACGTGACCCATGCCGCCGTGTTGGAAGCGGCGTATCTGGATGATGGCACGCTGACAGCGGGGCATGTGGCGCGCCAGTTGGGTGGCACGGTGTTCAAGGATGATCCAGAGGACGCCCGCAAACTGCGCGCCTATGTCGATCAGATTGCAAAGCCGCGTGCGCGCGGATCCCGCGCATGGGCTGCGTTTTACAAGTCTGCCAAAGAAAGCCTGCGTGACTGATCGTGCGACATTTGCGGCATTGCGCTCGGACCTGTTTCAGCCGGATCGGGGACTTTATGTGGTGCCTGTGCGCCACCATTCGCCGGCCTGCGCATGGGCATTGCGTGCGCTGATCGCCGAGGTGAAACCGGCCCATGTGTTGATTGAGGCGCCGGGCGATTTTGCCCCGCAAATCCCGCTGTTGCTCGACCCCGATACCAAGCCGCCAGTGGCTTTGGTTTCCTTGGTTGATGATGCGGGTGATCGCGGGCGGGTTGCCGGGTATTACCCGTTATGCGACCACTCGCCGGAGTATGTCGCCTTGCAGGCCGGTGCCGCTATTGGTGCGGAGATGCAGTTCATTGATGCCCCCGCTGCGACCAAGGCAATGCGCGGCCAGTTAGACGGGACCGCGCCTGTTTCACTGCTCGA
This region includes:
- a CDS encoding DUF4132 domain-containing protein, whose product is MKSLFSKLNPFGDATTKLITHDLSRLNGIQQGLGDKTVKYVLTGEPETVLSTLSQAVGGELLQVGVSYVHYSKTEDCHLRRQLLLLDMQPFDGELLVRYAQVLAASSGSRSDRWLGSDKIPAPLRVYFTEVAIAACDPQQRWSSKVRDTPPKGLTKDHLVPMAQAFGGTVPQLFEVLFWENNEYGTQSIKPYRELTDIRALVLAHTDDALKGVAKVPAQGREAFVKALHAWKLADQQPFLDFVLAAAGDASKSVRGAAVSVLRNVSANIIEPLAAAQLSKGTVGVRAGMVEILAGLGTTSAQETLRAHLKTEKTARIVAAIENTFSAGEITGDGAQTADDATGYTAIDGSRVEIPPLMPLQDGPGVQLTAEDRKQLKEAIAAQNEKTKAHNAKYPKGYQAPILGAKFIGHLEAHLADTLQDDGARQMVRQFLMRNPGGWTAQVLDRMSENDAMGLAFRSIHHLPAWISAYRHGPFEDYFHKYLASDRADLRAMDALWQEMGLQITVGGWHDRKARKVIKGDLLRQMMPEYASLAYDAPDMIGDAALWPYVADNFDVMDHAMGVSSNTEVKLSQTMAIRFLAALPKTPMRYFVPLLEIATGERKTGKAEARALLADIPQVTDRLITLLKDSRQVIRKGAAEWLGARGNTEAIPALKAQLKKDKSELAKAAILTALEALGEPLDSYVGPTALIREAELGLKKAKFDKLDWLNRDHMPPAKFKSGKAVPTDVLSWWIFLAFKLKQPGGNALFEIYLDQLAPDSAASFSQWIFDSWITYDTVVPSDEEAIAYADTHVAQRQQAYKRWYPDMTRDQIYAQLKREVKSQYQNTGAATKGILALASRVPPQIAADKVRAYLRNHGSRTSQASSLLEVLAHKGDPVSLQVVIAAATRLKQKGVQNFAGELVQQVADLMNWSLDELADRTIPAAGMNDDGYVDLPCGVDEKPYRATLGDDLTFVLTNPDGKVVKALSSGTDEATKASKKQLSASKKELKQVITMQTARLYEALCGERVWPLADWQRDLADHPIMRRLLARLVWQGLDADGKVMGDFRPTIEGEFTDAHDEEVDISAFAGIRLAHGATLSGAAADAWAVHLKDYEVKPLFAQFGRSLIRLPDDQKDAVEIVDRKGWVTETFALRGVATKLGYERGQAEDGGWFYNYYKSFKGVGLKASIAFTGNYLPEENRNAALISLSFEKAQGRFGQTVKLSDVPPVLLSECWNDFHAMAAKASYDPDWEKNVQW
- a CDS encoding AAA family ATPase — its product is MVDEIQRAPAELRYGEEIARLMAADTAPKPNGWRLSPRAVRRFILGDASLDVQQKFFGDDPLVDRCIVSLMGHQGLMLVGEPGTAKSLLSELLAAAISGTSKLVVQGSAGIIEDHLRYGWNYALLLAEGPSDRALVASPILSAMRNGQIARIEELTRCAPEVQDAIISLMSEKTIAIPELGPEVESRAIPGFNLIGTANLRDRGVHDMSSALKRRFNFETVQPIADAQFEKELISRQVAQRMAESPIAPAVPHDVLDLVVDVFRDLRTGTTADGASVAIPNSVMSTAEAVNVTHAAVLEAAYLDDGTLTAGHVARQLGGTVFKDDPEDARKLRAYVDQIAKPRARGSRAWAAFYKSAKESLRD